A region of the Cardiocondyla obscurior isolate alpha-2009 linkage group LG03, Cobs3.1, whole genome shotgun sequence genome:
TAAACAACTCTCATAACGCTTTCACAATAAATTCGTCGCGTAATTGTATTGCTTGCAAGAATAAAATACATCCCTTATATGTATGCGATAAATTCCAAGCATTATCAGTACCCAAACGCATTGAATTAGTAAAACGGGCTAAggtttgttttaattgttttcgaTCGCATTTAGGATTGCCATGTAAATCTGGTAATTGTACGGTTTGTCACAAAAAACATAACACGCTTTTACACTTAAACCACTCGCTTGCGATAGAAAATTCCGAAAAATCCGAACCTAAAACTTCTGAAACAATCAAATCAGCATGACTCGCGTCCAAGGCGGTAAAAACAATGAATCTCGCAACAtcatctattaattttacaccACAATTGATTACTAGCGCATTAGTATACGTACTTGATAAAAAacgcaaatttataaaatgtcgTGCATTGATGGATACATGCTCTACtactaattttatatcgcgatctttagtaaaaaattagatttacaTATCAATGCACAATCAATTCCAGTCACCATGATCAATAACACAAGTTCAGTATCCGAAGGTGTTGCACAAATTACTATACGCTCGATACACAACaattttcataaaacattaacTTGTCTTACTATCCCGACAATTACAGAAGCCATTCCATCAGATGTTTTTCCGCGAGATTCAATTACAATACCGCCAAATATTAAACTCGCCGATCCAGAATTCCATCTACCACGGTCGGTAGATTTATTAATTGGTTCGGGCGCGACTTTATCGATGTTATCTGTTGGACAGATTGATTTATCTAATGAAAATCACGATTTGTATCTCCAAAAGACTAGATTAGGATGGATCGTAGCCGGTAGTACAGAACCACGATCATCAAAGATGGCAGCGTTATGCCATTTAAGTACATTAGAATcacaattaatgaaattttggaATATTGAAGAAGTTTCGTCTCAATTACCAAAATCAACAGAAGAAATAAAGTGCGAGAACCATTTTGTTGAAAATACCATTCGCGAAGATAGCGGTCGTTATACGGTCCGTCTTCCATTCCGCGCTCAGAATATTTCAATAGGCGATTCACGAACTGGTGCTATGAgacgttttttaaatttagaacgTAAATTAGATCGAGATCCGGTATTAAAACAAGAATACACGCAAATTATCGAAGAATATAAGACCTTAAATCACGCGTCAGAAATTACCACAACTAACGACGACGGTTTTTATTTACCACATCACGCAGTGATTAAAGAAGGTAGTCATACTACTAAAATAAGAGTTGTCTTTGATGCATCCGCAAAATCGATTACAGGCATATCGTTAAATGATGTCCTTATGGTAGGTCCCACCATACAAGAAAAACTATTCATACATCTATTACGCTTTCGAACATACAATTACGTCATCACCGCCGACatagaaaaaatgtataggcAAATATGGGTACACAAAGATGATCgcaaatatcaaaaaattctATGGCGCGAAAacggaataataaaaactttgcaattaaatacTCTTACATTTGgaatttcttcttctccttttcttgCTATTCGCACGGTACAAAAATTAGCAGAAGATGAAGCACACAATTACCCTCGAGCCGCGAACGCgttaaaaaatcatttataCGTGGATGATTTGCTTACCGGTGCGAATTCTATAACTGAAATTCGGAATATTAGAGAcgaaataataacgttattagATCAAGGAGGATTTAACATTCGACAATGGGCATCAAACGATAGGCGAGTAATCGATGATTTACCTGATAATGCTATACATGCCAATTTTACGATAACAAACGATAAATCACTAAAAACTCTGGGCGTTACATGGAATGCTCATAAAGACGAGATTTGTTACGTCGCACAGACAATTGACGATACTAATTAGTTTacgaagagaaatatattatctcAAATTGCAAGGATTTATGATCCATTGGGATTGATGGGTCCCGTGGTCCTGTATGCCAAATGTATAATGCAAGACATTTGGAAATGTAGGACACACTGGGATGAATCAGTACCACAAGCATTTTACACGAAATGGTTCGAATTTAGTAatcagttaaaaaatttaaacgcaGTGTTATTTGATCGTAAATTATGGTTAAATAAATCTCGCGATATCCAAGTACATGGATTCTGCGATGCTAGCAATGCAGGATATGGCGCCTGTATTTATATACGATCTTTAGATACAGATAATCTGATTGAGAGTAATTTAGTATGTGCTAAATCGCGGGTAGCCCCACTAAAGCCTATTACAATTCCGCGACTCGAACTGTGCGGAGCATTGTTGTTAGCAAAATTATATCATGAAATAAAGGATGCATTGGGCGTAACACctaatcgtataattttttggTGTGACTCAACTATTGTGTTACATTGGTTGAAAACATCTCCTCATGCGCTAAAGGTCTATGTCGCAAATAGAGTCGCGGAATTGCAAGATCTTACAAATGCTATTGAATGGCGACACGTAAAAACCGAGGAAAATCCGGCGGACGCGGTGTCTAGGGGACAATTACCGTACACtttcttacaaaataaattatggcAAACGGGACCATCATGGTTAAAGAAAGGCGAACAGTATTGGCCACACTAAAATCCAAGTATTCTTGAAATACCAGAATTAAAAGGAAACAGTTGTTTTTTGATAACATCTGTTGATATTAGtatgtttgaaaaatattcatcACATTCCAAATTGTGCAGAATTATGGCTTATTGCCTCCGATGGCGAAAGGGTAATAATTATACGGGTCAATTAACTATAGAGGAGATAAAAAGGGCAGAAATTCAAATAATCAAGGCCattcaaacaaataaatttccgaatgaattaaaggaattaaaaaataaccagacaataaaatcaaatagaattattaatttaagtcCGTTCTTAGATCAAGATGGTTTAATCCGAGTTGGAGGAAGGCTTCCTTCATCAAATCtaaattttcaacaaaaataTCCAATTCTATTACCGAGTAAAAATCATAATACCGAccaaattattcgcgaaatacATGAAACCCGTTACCATACGGGCATACAAACAACTTTATATCATTTGAGACAGAAATTTTGGGTATTAGACGGTCGAAATCAGGTCCGTAAAATAATACGTTCATGCACGCGTTGTTTCCGTTTTGATGCCGCgacaatgaaatataaaatgggCAATCTTCCTCCAGCTCGTATAAAAGAAGCAATACCGTTTGAAAATACAGGCGTCGATTTTTACGGTCCctttttcataaaagaaaagaaatttcgtaaccgcaataaaataaaggcaTATGTATGTGTATTCATTTGTATGGTTATAAAGGCAGTACATTTAGAAGTAGTAAGTGATCTTTCGACCGACAGTTTTCTCGCTGCTCTTAGGCGATTCGTAGCACGACGCGGAATTCCGAAACATATATATTCCGACAATGGAACTAATTTTGTAGGAGCTAACAATGAGTTAAGAGAAATCTATACGTTGCTTAATTCCGACAAACACAAGAATCTTGTTAACAATTATGCTAACAAACATCATATAACATGGCATTTTATACCACCAGTTGCGCCTCATTTCGATGGACTTTGGGAGTCCACCGTAAAACAATTCAAACACCATTTCAAACGCGTTGTAGGTAATtgtttacttacatttgaaGAATTAAGCACGTTTAGTACAGAAATAGAAGGAATTCTAAATTCACGCCCTATAACTACATTATCATCTGATCCAAACGATACGCTCGCTATAACTCCAGCCCATTATTTAATCGGTAAACCATTAACAACTTTACCTGAAGAAAATTTACAATCGATTCCATCTAATCGATTATCAATTTGGCAACACATTTCCAAAATCCGACAGGATTTTTGGACACGGTGGCATTTAGAGTACCTAAATGAACTACAACATCGTGCTaaatggaaaattaacgaTCAAGAGCCGAAAATTGGAATGATCGTCCTTATTAAAGACAAGAATACACCTTGTATGCAATGGTCACTaggca
Encoded here:
- the LOC139101295 gene encoding uncharacterized protein, with translation MINNTSSVSEGVAQITIRSIHNNFHKTLTCLTIPTITEAIPSDVFPRDSITIPPNIKLADPEFHLPRSVDLLIGSGATLSMLSVGQIDLSNENHDLYLQKTRLGWIVAGSTEPRSSKMAALCHLSTLESQLMKFWNIEEVSSQLPKSTEEIKCENHFVENTIREDSGRYTVRLPFRAQNISIGDSRTGAMRRFLNLERKLDRDPVLKQEYTQIIEEYKTLNHASEITTTNDDGFYLPHHAVIKEGSHTTKIRVVFDASAKSITGISLNDVLMVGPTIQEKLFIHLLRFRTYNYVITADIEKMYRQIWVHKDDRKYQKILWRENGIIKTLQLNTLTFGISSSPFLAIRTVQKLAEDEAHNYPRAANALKNHLYVDDLLTGANSITEIRNIRDEIITLLDQGGFNIRQWASNDRRVIDDLPDNAIHANFTITNDKSLKTLGVTWNAHKDEICYVAQTIDDTN
- the LOC139101296 gene encoding uncharacterized protein; translation: MGPVVLYAKCIMQDIWKCRTHWDESVPQAFYTKWFEFSNQLKNLNAVLFDRKLWLNKSRDIQVHGFCDASNAGYGACIYIRSLDTDNLIESNLVCAKSRVAPLKPITIPRLELCGALLLAKLYHEIKDALGVTPNRIIFWCDSTIVLHWLKTSPHALKVYVANRVAELQDLTNAIEWRHVKTEENPADAVSRGQLPYTFLQNKLWQTGPSWLKKGEQYWPH
- the LOC139101297 gene encoding uncharacterized protein; translation: MAYCLRWRKGNNYTGQLTIEEIKRAEIQIIKAIQTNKFPNELKELKNNQTIKSNRIINLSPFLDQDGLIRVGGRLPSSNLNFQQKYPILLPSKNHNTDQIIREIHETRYHTGIQTTLYHLRQKFWVLDGRNQVRKIIRSCTRCFRFDAATMKYKMGNLPPARIKEAIPFENTGVDFYGPFFIKEKKFRNRNKIKAYVCVFICMVIKAVHLEVVSDLSTDSFLAALRRFVARRGIPKHIYSDNGTNFVGANNELREIYTLLNSDKHKNLVNNYANKHHITWHFIPPVAPHFDGLWESTVKQFKHHFKRVVGNCLLTFEELSTFSTEIEGILNSRPITTLSSDPNDTLAITPAHYLIGKPLTTLPEENLQSIPSNRLSIWQHISKIRQDFWTRWHLEYLNELQHRAKWKINDQEPKIGMIVLIKDKNTPCMQWSLGKIIKLYTGEDNITRTVDVKTSTGIVKRTTRCLCPLPIWE